From the Bacillota bacterium genome, one window contains:
- a CDS encoding P-II family nitrogen regulator codes for MKEIIAVIRPNKMQATKEELARIGFPSLTAAKVLGRGKQKGLAAEVTFELPAGLVAPEGGMRWIPKRMLSLVVPDRDAAEVVAALIRVNRTGEIGDGRIFICPVEESYRIRTGEKGDQALV; via the coding sequence ATGAAGGAAATCATCGCGGTAATCCGGCCGAACAAGATGCAGGCCACCAAGGAAGAACTGGCGAGAATCGGCTTTCCGTCCCTCACGGCGGCGAAGGTCCTCGGCCGCGGCAAGCAAAAGGGCCTGGCGGCGGAGGTGACTTTTGAACTGCCGGCCGGACTGGTCGCCCCGGAGGGTGGCATGCGCTGGATCCCCAAACGCATGCTCAGCCTGGTGGTGCCGGACCGGGACGCGGCCGAGGTGGTCGCCGCCCTGATCCGGGTGAACCGGACGGGCGAAATCGGAGACGGGCGGATCTTCATCTGTCCGGTCGAAGAATCCTACCGGATACGGACCGGCGAGAAAGGCGACCAGGCGCTGGTCTAA
- a CDS encoding P-II family nitrogen regulator produces MKKITAVVRPERAEEVAQALAGAGFSALTKMDVAGRGKQMGLRMGSVYYDELPKAMLWLVVQDEHVARAVEIIGQAARTGNFGDGKVFVSPVEQAYTIRTGAREL; encoded by the coding sequence TTGAAGAAGATCACCGCCGTGGTCCGGCCGGAGCGGGCCGAGGAAGTGGCCCAAGCCCTGGCCGGGGCCGGGTTTTCGGCCCTCACCAAAATGGACGTCGCCGGGCGCGGCAAGCAAATGGGCCTGCGCATGGGCAGTGTCTACTACGACGAGTTGCCGAAGGCGATGCTGTGGCTGGTGGTGCAGGACGAGCACGTGGCGCGGGCCGTGGAGATCATCGGCCAGGCGGCCCGGACCGGGAACTTCGGGGACGGGAAAGTCTTCGTCAGTCCCGTGGAACAAGCCTACACTATCCGTACCGGCGCCAGAGAGTTGTAA
- the nifH gene encoding nitrogenase iron protein: protein MTRKIAIYGKGGIGKSTTTQNTAAAMAHFFGRRIMIHGCDPKADSTRLVLGGMMQTTVMDTLREEGEEAVTLDRVCLRGFGRILCVESGGPEPGVGCAGRGVITAINLMEDLDAYRDELDFVFFDVLGDVVCGGFAMPVREGKAQEIYIVASGEMMALYAANNICRGMVKYAEQSGVRLGGVICNSRRVEGERELLEEFCTLLGTRMIMFIPRDNIVQKAEFNRRTVTEFAPDSGQAAVYRELARRIIENDHFVIPTPMTMDQMELLVQKYGLLDLEEAG from the coding sequence GTGACCAGAAAGATCGCGATTTACGGCAAAGGCGGCATCGGCAAATCCACGACCACCCAGAACACGGCGGCGGCCATGGCCCATTTTTTTGGCCGGCGCATCATGATTCACGGTTGCGACCCCAAGGCCGATTCCACCCGCCTGGTCCTGGGCGGGATGATGCAGACCACGGTGATGGACACCCTGCGCGAGGAGGGCGAGGAGGCGGTTACCCTGGACCGGGTGTGCCTGCGGGGTTTCGGCCGGATCCTGTGCGTGGAGTCCGGCGGCCCCGAGCCCGGCGTGGGCTGCGCCGGCCGGGGGGTGATCACGGCCATCAACCTGATGGAGGACCTGGACGCTTACCGGGATGAACTGGACTTCGTGTTCTTCGACGTTCTGGGCGACGTGGTGTGCGGCGGGTTCGCCATGCCGGTGCGCGAGGGCAAAGCCCAGGAGATTTACATCGTCGCGTCCGGCGAGATGATGGCCCTGTACGCGGCGAACAACATCTGCCGCGGGATGGTCAAATACGCCGAACAGAGCGGGGTGCGCCTGGGCGGCGTGATCTGCAACAGCCGCCGGGTGGAAGGCGAACGGGAATTGCTGGAGGAGTTCTGCACGCTGCTGGGCACCCGGATGATAATGTTCATCCCGCGCGACAACATCGTGCAGAAGGCGGAATTCAACCGCCGGACGGTTACTGAGTTCGCGCCCGATTCCGGGCAGGCGGCGGTCTACCGGGAACTGGCGCGCCGGATCATTGAAAACGACCACTTCGTGATCCCGACCCCCATGACCATGGACCAGATGGAATTGCTGGTGCAAAAGTACGGATTACTCGACCTGGAGGAGGCGGGCTAG